A single genomic interval of Lactococcus sp. S-13 harbors:
- the trxA gene encoding thioredoxin, whose translation MEYNITDATFEEETKEGLVLVDFWATWCGPCRMQAPILEQLSEELDESELKICKMDVDENPATAQAFGIMSIPTLLFKKDGEEVKRIVGVQTKTQLKSIIAELS comes from the coding sequence ATGGAATATAATATTACAGATGCAACATTTGAAGAAGAAACAAAAGAAGGGCTTGTTTTGGTCGATTTCTGGGCAACTTGGTGTGGTCCATGTCGGATGCAAGCTCCAATTTTAGAGCAACTTTCAGAAGAATTGGATGAGTCAGAACTCAAAATCTGTAAAATGGATGTGGATGAAAATCCAGCAACAGCTCAAGCTTTTGGCATCATGTCAATTCCAACATTATTGTTCAAAAAAGACGGTGAAGAAGTGAAACGCATCGTCGGTGTACAAACAAAAACACAACTTAAATCAATCATTGCTGAGTTGTCATAA
- a CDS encoding Rgg/GadR/MutR family transcriptional regulator produces MPYKKYGETFRRIREQKRLALSSFVSIGISKGTLSKFERGESMMSFDKVVFALQYMGITLEEFEHFLNGYSLSESAQLLEELKRATITQDKEMLFELSEAAEREGFHFIALSAKCSYTSLSPNEIDDITDYLYEVTVWSYKALCIFYYTMHALATRDILHILDFFLAKGHELFNSEKHRNYLVQVCCRAICILSCRKQKESAEYILQRLDTYKLVNSMFLRNLHSITEGFWIYCFEDKLKGDTQMLKALDVFYAVSTPEIAKYYQCQYDYYVKDVPHQPLHCW; encoded by the coding sequence TTGCCTTATAAAAAATACGGAGAAACTTTTCGCCGCATACGAGAACAAAAGCGCCTTGCTTTGTCCTCTTTTGTATCTATTGGTATTTCAAAAGGAACTTTGTCTAAATTTGAACGGGGAGAATCCATGATGAGTTTTGACAAAGTCGTCTTTGCTTTGCAATATATGGGAATTACCCTTGAAGAATTTGAACATTTTTTGAATGGTTATTCGCTCAGTGAATCAGCCCAACTCTTAGAAGAACTAAAAAGAGCCACGATTACTCAAGATAAGGAAATGCTTTTTGAACTCTCAGAAGCTGCTGAACGCGAAGGTTTTCATTTTATTGCCCTGTCTGCCAAATGTTCCTATACGAGCCTTAGCCCTAATGAAATCGATGATATTACCGACTACCTTTACGAAGTAACTGTCTGGAGTTACAAAGCACTTTGCATCTTCTATTATACCATGCACGCTTTAGCTACTCGAGATATTTTACACATTCTTGATTTCTTTTTAGCCAAAGGACACGAATTATTTAATTCTGAGAAACATCGAAATTATCTCGTACAAGTTTGTTGTCGCGCCATTTGCATTCTTTCTTGTCGTAAACAAAAAGAATCCGCCGAATATATCTTGCAACGACTTGACACATATAAATTGGTCAATAGTATGTTTCTACGTAATCTTCATAGCATCACTGAGGGCTTTTGGATTTATTGCTTTGAAGATAAACTCAAGGGTGACACGCAAATGCTCAAAGCTCTTGATGTTTTCTACGCCGTCAGTACTCCAGAAATCGCTAAATATTATCAATGTCAGTACGACTACTACGTCAAAGATGTTCCGCATCAGCCTCTACACTGCTGGTAA
- a CDS encoding DUF2089 family protein: MDWFFNLATEEQEFVKRFILASGSLKELAREYEVSYPTVRVRVDKIIEKIRLIDHNKDSFEINIMQMVIDDKLALDVAKEIIRKYRESIDE, encoded by the coding sequence GTGGATTGGTTTTTTAATTTGGCAACAGAAGAGCAAGAATTTGTGAAACGATTTATACTCGCATCGGGTTCATTGAAGGAATTAGCGAGAGAGTATGAGGTGAGTTATCCCACAGTGAGGGTTAGGGTTGACAAAATTATCGAAAAAATAAGACTAATCGATCATAATAAAGATTCTTTTGAAATCAACATCATGCAAATGGTGATTGACGATAAGTTAGCTTTAGATGTTGCCAAGGAAATTATTAGAAAATATCGGGAGAGTATTGATGAGTAA
- the aroD gene encoding type I 3-dehydroquinate dehydratase, which translates to MRKTKIVVPIMLTDLTMLDKVSVSDYGGADIIEWRADFLAADEILSLAPKFFEKFKDFKILFTLRTVREGGNIQVSEKKYLQILQEILTYQPDFIDIEYFTHGSTFAALREFRDKIVLSYHNFDEIPTDLTERLIKMDKEQTAFVKVAVMPERECDVLDLLQITRDMTLEYGEHFITMAMGDLGRISRISGYLTGSCWTFASLEKSSAPGQISLKDTEKILNLLENDLDE; encoded by the coding sequence ATGAGAAAAACTAAAATTGTTGTTCCAATAATGCTGACGGATTTAACAATGCTTGATAAAGTTTCTGTCAGTGATTATGGAGGGGCAGATATTATTGAATGGCGTGCTGATTTCTTGGCGGCTGATGAAATTCTTAGTTTAGCACCGAAATTCTTTGAAAAATTTAAGGACTTTAAGATCTTATTTACTTTGCGAACTGTGCGAGAGGGTGGAAATATTCAAGTTTCAGAGAAGAAATATCTGCAGATTTTGCAAGAAATTTTGACTTATCAGCCTGATTTCATTGATATTGAATACTTTACACATGGCTCTACTTTTGCCGCTCTACGAGAATTTCGCGATAAAATTGTCCTCTCTTACCATAATTTCGATGAGATACCGACAGATTTGACCGAGCGTCTGATCAAAATGGATAAAGAGCAGACCGCTTTTGTAAAAGTTGCCGTCATGCCGGAGCGAGAGTGTGATGTACTTGATTTATTACAAATTACGCGAGATATGACGCTTGAGTATGGTGAGCATTTTATCACGATGGCTATGGGAGATTTGGGAAGAATTTCGCGAATTTCAGGCTATTTGACAGGCTCTTGTTGGACATTTGCAAGTCTAGAAAAGTCAAGTGCCCCAGGGCAAATTTCTCTAAAAGACACCGAGAAAATTTTAAATCTTTTAGAAAATGATTTAGATGAATGA
- a CDS encoding DUF2969 family protein, with the protein MSKKKDTELEIVDTATGAVIKSGKKIIAEIKEEAGTFVVISSGKEVAVVRTFEIALEEAIKAYNLSI; encoded by the coding sequence ATGTCGAAGAAAAAAGATACAGAGCTTGAGATTGTCGATACAGCAACAGGTGCAGTGATTAAAAGTGGCAAGAAAATTATTGCAGAAATTAAGGAAGAGGCTGGAACTTTTGTGGTAATAAGTTCTGGAAAAGAGGTCGCTGTGGTGCGGACTTTCGAGATTGCCTTGGAAGAAGCGATTAAAGCCTATAATCTATCGATTTAA